CGAGTTCGCGCATGACCGTGACAACTTCCTCATGCACGTGATCAGCAGGCCGTGTCCCACCGGTAAGTATCTCGACGCTGGATTCGAGACCGCGCTGCTCACGTTCCTGCTCGGCGAAGGCTGCTGACATCTGACTCCGGCCGGCGTTCTGTACACAGACGAACCCAAATTTCGTTGTCGAGTTATCGGTCATAGGCACTCAATCCGGCGTGTCGGTAATAAACTCTCGTCTGTGAACTACACTGGTCGCTACAACTCTCAGTCGGTAGATCGTTCATTTCCGAGACCCGTCGAGTGCGACCAGCAGCGCGTTTGCCCGTGCTGTCGTTCGGTATTTCCGCCATCTCCCGTCTTTCCGGCGAGTCAGGAGTCCGGCATCGGTGAGCTGGGAGAGCGCGTGACTGATGGCGCTGTCGCTGACATCCAGCAGCGGCGAGAACTCACAGACACAGAGCTCTCCGTCGGCAATGTGTAAGATCCGGACGATTTTGTACCGCGTTTCATTGGCGAGCGCGGACAACACACTTACGTCCGATTCAAGATCGGGACCGCCCGCGGCCGCGTCCAGTTCTTCGAGTTCGGCGAGTCGCTGGTCCACTTCCGCATCACCACAGCTACCGCTTTCTTCGGAGAGATACCGTTGTAACCGCTCGGTTGATGACATACACATAGGTTGAGGAGATAGTAAAGTAAGTGTTGTGGAGTATAGGTTGCAAAAACAGCAACATCAAAACGAGATTGTTTTAGTATATACTCATTCATTACTGTATTGCAGCGGACAGCAACACGTAACCAGTATCATTGGCGAGGGGTGAGATGATAGAACCCGATAATACGGCTTAGAGCTCACATGAAACGATTAACTAGTACAAAATTTCGGGAGAAAAAGTGCGCTTAGTCTCGTCAGGAGATCCGCGCGCTGCCGTCGAGTAAACGCGGTCCTGATGATGAACCGCGGGCAACGGACGGAATCGTTGGCTGACCGAAGGCTTGAAGTATATATGAATTAATGTTCAATTGAATCCGGCAGAATAGTTCCGATACGGTTGAAACTGACTCAAGCAGATTACCAATTCAATTGAACGACTCCGAAATACTATGACTGAACTCACCCTGTACGAAGAAGCGATGTGTTGTTCCACCGGCGTCTGTGGACCGGACCCCGACGACGAACTCGTCGAGGTCAGCGCCGCCCTTGACCAACTCGAAGACGAGTACGATGTTGAGGTAGTGCGGGCGAATATGCAACACAACATCGACCAGTTTCTGAACACCCAGCGCATCTACGATATGGTTCAGGAGAACGGTCCATCGATACTCCCGATTACTGTCGTCGACGGCGACATCGTCGCGAAATCGGAGTATCTCTCCTACGACGAACTCGCGAACGAACTGAGCGACGCGCAGAGTACCCCACAGGAAGCATAACCGATGAGTACACACACTGGAGCCAGGAAAATCGTCGAACCGAGCAGCGAAGATACCGAATTCGTTTTCTTCAGCGGGAAGGGTGGCGTCGGCAAGAGCACTGTCAGCTGTGCTACGGCGACGTGGTTAGCGGACAACGACTATGAAACACTGCTGGTAACAACTGACCCCGCGCCGAACCTCTCGGACATCTTCCAGCAGGAGATTGGCCACGAGGTGACCGAAATCAACGATATCGGCAACCTCTCGGCCATCGAAATTGACCCGGATCAAGCCGCCGAGGAGTACCGCCAAGAGACCATCGAACCGATGCGGGAACTGCTTGACGACGAACAGCTCGAGACCGTCGAGGAGCAACTCAACAGTCCGTGTGTCGATGAGATCGCGGCCTTCGACAATTTCGTCGACTTCATGGAGTCCCCGGAGTACGACGTGGTCGTCTTCGATACCGCACCGACTGGCCACACCATCCGATTGATGGAACTGCCCTCCGACTGGAACGCCGAACTGGAGAAGGGTGGCTCGACCTGTATCGGCCCTGCCGCCTCGATGGAGGACAAGAAGACCCAGTACGAGCGGGCCATCGACACGCTCCAAGATGACGAGCAGACGACCTTCGCGTTCGTCGGCAAGCCCGAGGACTCCTCGCTCGACGAAATAGAGCGCAGCGCTTCGGACTTGAGCGAACTTGGTATCAACTCACAGCTACTCGTGGTCAACGGCTACCTCCCCGAGTCGGTCTGTGACGACCCCTTTTTCGAGGGGAAACGCGAGGACGAACAGGCGGTCGTCGAGCGGGCGAAGACCCAGTTCGACGCAGACGCCACAGCAACCTATCCACTCCAGCCCGGTGAGATCGCTGGCCTGGATTTGCTCTCTGATGTCGGCGGTGTCATTTACGACGGCGAGGAAGCGACCGTCGAAATTGGCTCTGCCACGGACGTCGACACCGACCAGTCAGTCAACGTCGAGACGCTGGCCGACCCCGAGTCGGTCGCCGAACAGTTGACGCCTGGCGAAGACACTCGCTACCTGTTCTTCACTGGGAAAGGCGGTGTCGGCAAGAGCACCGTCGCCGCGACATCGGCGACGAAGCTCGCGGAGGCCGGCTACCAGACGCTCGTCGTCACGACCGACCCGGCCGCTCATCTCGAAGACATCTTCGGCGAGCCGGTTGGCCACGAACCGACGTCGGTCAGTCAGGCGAATCTCGACGCGGCTCGCATCGACCAAGAGAAGGCCCTCGAAGAGTACCGCGAGCAGGTGCTATCCCACGTCCAGGAAATGTACGCGGACAAGGAGGACACCGAACTGGACGTTGAGGCTGCCATCGGTAACGTCGAGGAAGAGCTGGAGTCACCGTGTGCCGAAGAGATGGCCGCACTGGAGAAGTTCGTGAGCTACTTCCAGGAAGACGGCTACGATATTGTCGTCTTCGACACGGCCCCGACAGGCCACACGCTCCGCCTGCTGGAACTCCCGTCCGACTGGAAGGGCTTCATGGATCTGGGTTCACTGACGAAGGGGGCCGCTCCGGCGAAGGGCGACCAGTACGACGAGGTCATCGAGACGATGCAGGACCCCGAGCAGAGTTCCTTCGCGTTCGTCATGTACCCCGAATACACACCAATGATGGAGGCCTACCGTGCGGCTGAAGACCTCAAAGACCAGGTCGGTATCGAGACAGCCTTCGTCGTCGCGAACTACCTGTTGCCTGAGGAGTACGGCGATAACGCCTTCTTCGCGAATCGGCGAGCTCAGCAGGAAAAATACCTCGGCGAAATCAAGGACCGCTTCGAGACACCGATGATGCTCGCGCCGCTGCGTCGGGACGAACCGATCGGGCTGGACGAACTGCGCGCGTTCGGTGGCGAGATTACCGGTCTCTCGGACCTGACGGAGCGAGAGCAGGAGGTGACCATCTCATGAGCGAAGGGCAATCCTCTGAGGCCGCCGTTGAAGAGCAACTCCAGACATTCATGCAGACACTCACCGAGTCAGAGACCTATCAAGAGTTCGTTGAGGCCAGCGAAGCCCTTGAAGAGGACTCGGAGGCGTCGGCATTGCTGCAGGAATTCCAGCAAAAACAACGACAGATGCAACAAGGTGGGTTCGACCAATCGCTCATGAGCGAACTCCAGGATCTCAAATTGGAGATGGACGAAACTGACACGATCCAGCGCCACCGCGAAGCGCAGGAAGCGCTTGTCGAACTGCTCCAGGAGACCAACGACGTAATAAGTGAGCAGATCGGTCAGCAGTTCGCCCAGTCAACTGGGGGTGGGTGCTGTTGAGTACCACCGACGAAGACATGTTAGACGCGGCCGAAGCGCTCGGCGAGGAACTTGCAGCGATGCAGTCCGATGTGGATGACTTCGAGTTCGAGACTGTCCTGATACAGTGCAACGAGGCTATCAGCGAGGAGACAGGGATTCAGTACGACGACATCTGTGACACTGACGATTGCTGTTAAACGACGATATCAGTAATTTCTCACATCGCGTTTTGACCGTATCGGGTGCAATTCTAACCGATAGAGCCCTCAAAAGTATCCGTTAGTCGGGGGAATCTACAGGCGGAGCAGGCCGAGTGCCCCGGAGCTTGACTCCGAGACGGTTCACACCGAGGCGATCTGCTACGCACATTCGCTAGCAGTCAACCAGTGGTCAATGCGACTGTCCCACACGGCGATCCTCAAGGAACTGCTGCATCCGTTCGAGTGCTGCCTGTGCCTCCGACCGGTTCTCCTGTAAATTCGATACGGTCGGCTCTGGGAGCCCTAATTCACCGGCCAAGAGGATCAGTCGGTCAAGGAGCGTGATTTCAAGTCGCTCGTTGATCATCCCGATGCTGATAACATCCAAGTCCCGGAGGTCGTCGTCTTCGACATCGAGAACGAACTGATCTTTCTCCGCGAGCAAGCCCTCCATGATCGGACTGCCCTGTTCGCGCGGTTCCATATCGAGTGCTGCGAAGATGGCTTCGATCCGGTCGATCTGGTCGACTGTATCGCCCTCGTGGCCGCCGAATATCGCCTCGACCTCGTCGCTCGCGGCCGCATCGGCGAGATCGCTGTGAAGATCGAGAATTTCGATCTCCGCGTGATACAGTTTCTGGAGTTCCCGGTCGAACAGTTCGCGCTTGGAAGTGATGGACATCTTACTCAGACCTCCTCAGAATCGTCCTCAATCAGTTGGTCCCGAAGACACTCCTGTACAATGTCGGTATCAACAGCCCCGCTTTCCATAAGAAGGTAGAGACTGCCAGCAGACATAGGTTCGTCCGATTGGAGGTCCTCGAGGAGTTCTGGAATACCCACGTCACTCGCCTGTATATCCAAGGAAACCGAATTAACGAGCAATCTGTCTCGGTGCCCGGCTCGTCGAAGGGCCGCTTCGAACAGCCGCTCGGGCACGGTGTCCTGCGGCACGTCCCCGTCCCGCATCAGTGTGGCGACGCCGACCGTTCGAAGGAGGAACGCGAGCCCATCGCGAACACCAGCCTGGAGGTCTTCGTCCGCAGTCTGCCACTGGCGTCCCCCATCGGTTATCTCACCAAAAATCTCGCGCCACTCATCGTCGTCCAATTCCTCGAGTAGAATGGAAAAGTCCAGTATCGAATTGTAAACGCGCTCGCGAATGTCCCGCCGGCGCTGATACCGTTGCTGTTTCGCGTGTTGTCCGTCATACACCTTCTCACCGGTCAACCACCGCCGATCCTCGGTGGTGAGCATCGCGTTCTTCCTGCCGGTCATAAACGGGACGAGGGTGGCGAGCGGAATAAAACCCAGTCAAAAGTAAATCGATTATAATAGACCAATATGAAAAAATAATTTATTCCTCAGGAACAATGATGAAGTATGGTTCCAGAACGCGACCGGCCTCCGGTGGAGGGGAACAAAGAAGAAACGGAGGTTCCGATAGGTAACAGTCAAGACGCCCTCAATCAGAGCTACAGCATGTGGCGCTGTGGTGAATGTGGTGAGATGGGTGATCTCACAGACGAAGAAACGCTCCCAGAGCGGTGTCCGAGCTGTAACGCATCGAAAGAAGCCTTATTCTACAGGGAAGAGGATTGACTCCACCGTTCTTTTTGCGGAATGGTCGTCAAAAACCGGATGATTACCGTGGCCACCGTCTTTGACGTCTCGCTAAGCAGTATATCGACCATATTTGAACCTCCAAAGTTCGGCCGGAACTCCGAAATCACCACACTGGTTTGGCCGCTCATATCGGGTCCTTCGGTCTACCGACGGCAGTCAATCGGTGTATCGGCCGGAAAGGTCCACAAATAGTACTATTTCACTGGGAACGATGGAAGAAGAGCATCAGGAAGAAAAAGAGCAATCAAAGGAGCAGCCGGCGACCGCCCCGACGCTTCGAGAAGCGACGTGGACGTGGGCGCGGGTCGCAGCGTCCAGCTTCGGCGGACCAGCCGGGCAAATCGCGGTTATGTCCCGATATATCGTCGACGAACAGGGGGTGGGTGAGCGAACGACGCTTCCTGCACGCGCTCAACTACACGATGCTGTTGCCCGGGCCGGAAGCCCAGCAGCTGTCGGTCTATCTCGGCTGGCTGCTCAACGGCACCAGAGGCGGCCTCATCGCCGGCTGGCTGTTCGTCCTCCCCGGCTTCCTCTCGATCCTGGGCCTGAGCATCTTCTATGTGACCTACCGGGAACTCACGGTCGTCACCGGCCTGCTGTTCGGCCTGAAGGCAGCCGTCCTCGTGATCGTGTTCGCGGCCGTGCTCGGCTTGAGTCGGCGCGTGTTCGAGAACCGCCCGATGATCCTGCTAGCTATCGCTGCGTTCATCGGTATGTACGTTTTCAACGTCCCGTTTCCGCTCATCATCACCACCGCCGGTTTGATCGGCTATCTCGGATACCGAATCGCACCGGACGTGTTCACCGTCGTGACCGGCTACGACGCTGACGCCACCACAGCTGTCATCTCCGATGCGCCGTCTGTCTCCCGGCCGTCGAAACGACGGGCGCTGGTAACGCTGGTCACCTGGCTGATCGTCTGGTTCGCCCCGCTGCTCGTTCTCGGTGTGTTCCTCGGCCGGAGCAACGTCCTCGTCAAGGAGGGACTATTCTTCAGCGTCGTCGCGACGGTCTCATTCGGTGGCGCCTATGCGGCGTTAGCCTACGTCGCTCAAGAGGCCGTGCTCACCTACGAGTGGCTGCTCCCCGGGGAGATGCTCGACGGGCTCGGATTCGCGGGCACGACACCCGGGCCGCTCATCCAGGTCGTCCAGTTTGTCGGCTTCATGGGCGCCTATCGGAACCCCGGCGCGCTGGATCCACTGGTCGCTGGCATCGCGGGCTCACTCGTCGTGACGTGGGTAACCTTCGTCCCCAGTTTCCTGTGGATCTTCATGGGCGCACCGTACATCGAGTACCTTCGTGGGCGGACGTCGATCACGGCCGCACTGTCCGCCGTCACAGCGGCCGTCGTCGGTGTCATCGTGAACCTCGGCCTCTGGTTCGCTGTTCAGACGCTCTTCGAGTCGACCGTCGTCGTCGACAGCTACGGGATGCGACTGTTGCTCCCGGTCGTCGCCTCGGTCAATCTGCCGGCGCTCGGGATCGCAGTACTCGCCGGCGTCCTCCATCTCCGATTCGACCAGAGCGTCCTGCGAACGATTGGAGTTGGTGTCATCGCCGGTATCGCGTACGAACTGCTCGTCGTATTGTGATCGGCTATGAAAGAGCCCGTTGAACCGCTTTTTGACGCACGCGATAGGAGATGTCCTACCCGATGACTGAGTCGGGTGCGTTCTCGTAGAGTTCCCACATCGTGACCGATGCGTTACGGATGTCCGCAGCTCGTGGATGGGAGTCGTCGATAAGGTCGTCCCAGATGAGCAGTCCCGGGAACACGAGCGGCAGTGTATACGTCTCGATCCGGTCCCAGTCGGGAGAACCACCGGTGAACTCGGTCGCGACGAGTTTTGTCGTGCCAGCTGTGTACTGTTCACCCGCGTACTCGGGTTCGACACCCAGCCCGAGCTTGTAGGGGTAGCCGACCCAGTGCCAGCGCTGTCCAGCGCCATGGTGGACTGCCGGTGTCCACGTGTAGACGCCCCCTGGCTCCAGTTGTGTCGTATCCAGCGGATGATCTGTCTGTAGATCACGCCACATCTCGACGACCCACTCGCCGTCGTCCCACACACCTGTCGCCTTCCAGTCCGCCGCGCTCCCTTCGGGGTCGCGAAGCGGGCGGCGTGGGATCATCGCGCCCTCCCACTCCGCGACAGCCGGATCAAACGGGACCGCGTCGTCCAGCTCTAGTGCATAGGTGCCGTCCTGTTGGTCTGGGAACTTTCCCTCACGAACCTCGTGATAATCGAGTGCCCCACTCTCCACCACCGCCGGGTCCCACATGAAGTCGGGACCATCCTCGGGGCCCCACTCCTGAGTTCCGTACGTATTGCGGCCCTGGTCGCTGTGGCGGTAATCGAGGACGTGATGATCTGTCCCGTATCCCTTCGGGTTGCTTCGGTGGGCCCGCCACATCGGAAGGTCCAGAAACACGCCCTCCCGCTTCAGCTGCTCGAGTTCGTCTTGTGGCTTAATCGTCCGCCAGTCGTTTTCCCACCACTGCCCCTCGCAGGCCTGTGGGATGTACTTCCGGATATCGGTCTTGTCGAGGCCGTCCGGACCGAAATGATCGTGGGCCTGTACCTCGGACTCTGGTACTTCACTAGGCAGCGACCGCATCCCTTCGTGCACAGTCAACCATCCGCCGAACTCCTCGAGTCCCTTGACCGACCCATCGTCAAGCAAGAAACTCACGCGGTCCTCGTAGAATCCTGAGTGCTCCGAGTGCTCGTCGGCTGTCACCCACGGCGACGGATCTGCGAACTGCCGCCATTTCCCATCCTCGTATACGAGCATATCGTGAATCCACCCCCCAGGGTGGGGCTGGTCCCAGCGAAACCGGAAGTGAACCCGCTCTGAATTGAAAGCAACCTGTGTGTCTAAGTGTTTCAGCGTCTCCGCTGGAAGCCAATTCTCAGTCATCTTGGATATCCTCCCGGAACCGCAAACCACCGACGTTCAATCACGGAATTGCAGCCTAGTGTCTTGGTCATGGTGCGGACTCTCTCGGTAAATCTGTATGAGTTATCCGTCCATAAGAATCTATATACCCGGGTGCTCACGTAATGACTATGATGAGCGGATTACCCACTCGAACTACAGGCAGTATTCCACAGAAGGAACGCTTGTGGTGTGGCGAATCACGTGACCAAACAGGGCATACTCGAAAGGACCTATGAGTCAGGAACAGGTGTCCGTCGACGCCGAGGAAACAGGTCCATTAGACACCTTTCGGCAGTTCTTCGCCTTAGAGCGGGACGTGCTCGTGCTGTCGCTTGCGATGTTCGCCTTCAGTCTCGGCTTCCAGATGACCAGTCGGTTTCTCCCCGAATACATGGTCGCGCTCGGCGCCTCTGGGTTCGTGGTCGGGCTGTTCGGGACTATCGGGAACATCATTTCAGCTGTGTTTCCGTATCCGGGCGGGGCTATTTCGGACCGCATCGGCTCCCGCTACGCACTGACCCTATTCGGGTTGATTTCGACGCTCGGCTTCGGGGTCTGGTTGGTCGCGCCAAATCTCGGGACGTTCGCCGTCGCCGGCGTGACGATCCAGCCCTGGATCTGGATTTTCGTCGGCCTCTTGCTCGCGCAAGGGTGGAAGTCGTTCGGGCTGGGCGCGACGTTCGCGGTCGTCAAGCAGGCGACCGACCCCTCGCGGCTGGCCGCCGGTTTCGCCAGCACGGAGACGTTTCGCCGGACGGCGTTTCTC
The Haloarcula sp. CBA1129 genome window above contains:
- a CDS encoding metalloregulator ArsR/SmtB family transcription factor, whose amino-acid sequence is MSSTERLQRYLSEESGSCGDAEVDQRLAELEELDAAAGGPDLESDVSVLSALANETRYKIVRILHIADGELCVCEFSPLLDVSDSAISHALSQLTDAGLLTRRKDGRWRKYRTTARANALLVALDGSRK
- the arsA gene encoding arsenical pump-driving ATPase produces the protein MSTHTGARKIVEPSSEDTEFVFFSGKGGVGKSTVSCATATWLADNDYETLLVTTDPAPNLSDIFQQEIGHEVTEINDIGNLSAIEIDPDQAAEEYRQETIEPMRELLDDEQLETVEEQLNSPCVDEIAAFDNFVDFMESPEYDVVVFDTAPTGHTIRLMELPSDWNAELEKGGSTCIGPAASMEDKKTQYERAIDTLQDDEQTTFAFVGKPEDSSLDEIERSASDLSELGINSQLLVVNGYLPESVCDDPFFEGKREDEQAVVERAKTQFDADATATYPLQPGEIAGLDLLSDVGGVIYDGEEATVEIGSATDVDTDQSVNVETLADPESVAEQLTPGEDTRYLFFTGKGGVGKSTVAATSATKLAEAGYQTLVVTTDPAAHLEDIFGEPVGHEPTSVSQANLDAARIDQEKALEEYREQVLSHVQEMYADKEDTELDVEAAIGNVEEELESPCAEEMAALEKFVSYFQEDGYDIVVFDTAPTGHTLRLLELPSDWKGFMDLGSLTKGAAPAKGDQYDEVIETMQDPEQSSFAFVMYPEYTPMMEAYRAAEDLKDQVGIETAFVVANYLLPEEYGDNAFFANRRAQQEKYLGEIKDRFETPMMLAPLRRDEPIGLDELRAFGGEITGLSDLTEREQEVTIS
- a CDS encoding ferritin-like domain-containing protein, which translates into the protein MSITSKRELFDRELQKLYHAEIEILDLHSDLADAAASDEVEAIFGGHEGDTVDQIDRIEAIFAALDMEPREQGSPIMEGLLAEKDQFVLDVEDDDLRDLDVISIGMINERLEITLLDRLILLAGELGLPEPTVSNLQENRSEAQAALERMQQFLEDRRVGQSH
- a CDS encoding chromate transporter gives rise to the protein MSERRFLHALNYTMLLPGPEAQQLSVYLGWLLNGTRGGLIAGWLFVLPGFLSILGLSIFYVTYRELTVVTGLLFGLKAAVLVIVFAAVLGLSRRVFENRPMILLAIAAFIGMYVFNVPFPLIITTAGLIGYLGYRIAPDVFTVVTGYDADATTAVISDAPSVSRPSKRRALVTLVTWLIVWFAPLLVLGVFLGRSNVLVKEGLFFSVVATVSFGGAYAALAYVAQEAVLTYEWLLPGEMLDGLGFAGTTPGPLIQVVQFVGFMGAYRNPGALDPLVAGIAGSLVVTWVTFVPSFLWIFMGAPYIEYLRGRTSITAALSAVTAAVVGVIVNLGLWFAVQTLFESTVVVDSYGMRLLLPVVASVNLPALGIAVLAGVLHLRFDQSVLRTIGVGVIAGIAYELLVVL
- a CDS encoding ethylbenzene dehydrogenase-related protein, translating into MTENWLPAETLKHLDTQVAFNSERVHFRFRWDQPHPGGWIHDMLVYEDGKWRQFADPSPWVTADEHSEHSGFYEDRVSFLLDDGSVKGLEEFGGWLTVHEGMRSLPSEVPESEVQAHDHFGPDGLDKTDIRKYIPQACEGQWWENDWRTIKPQDELEQLKREGVFLDLPMWRAHRSNPKGYGTDHHVLDYRHSDQGRNTYGTQEWGPEDGPDFMWDPAVVESGALDYHEVREGKFPDQQDGTYALELDDAVPFDPAVAEWEGAMIPRRPLRDPEGSAADWKATGVWDDGEWVVEMWRDLQTDHPLDTTQLEPGGVYTWTPAVHHGAGQRWHWVGYPYKLGLGVEPEYAGEQYTAGTTKLVATEFTGGSPDWDRIETYTLPLVFPGLLIWDDLIDDSHPRAADIRNASVTMWELYENAPDSVIG
- the hcsL gene encoding halo-CC-star protein HcsL, producing MSEGQSSEAAVEEQLQTFMQTLTESETYQEFVEASEALEEDSEASALLQEFQQKQRQMQQGGFDQSLMSELQDLKLEMDETDTIQRHREAQEALVELLQETNDVISEQIGQQFAQSTGGGCC
- the arsD gene encoding arsenite efflux transporter metallochaperone ArsD codes for the protein MTELTLYEEAMCCSTGVCGPDPDDELVEVSAALDQLEDEYDVEVVRANMQHNIDQFLNTQRIYDMVQENGPSILPITVVDGDIVAKSEYLSYDELANELSDAQSTPQEA
- the hcsS gene encoding halo-CC-star protein HcsS, translating into MLLSTTDEDMLDAAEALGEELAAMQSDVDDFEFETVLIQCNEAISEETGIQYDDICDTDDCC